Proteins encoded in a region of the Stieleria neptunia genome:
- a CDS encoding vitamin B12-dependent ribonucleotide reductase codes for MATVLPTQSQSSAGGDPDFEKVNEQHGLEYASNVFGTTLRGGRSGLKVEPVFCPADGKTPFATTQWELRSAAIKDENGKALFEQHNCEVPAKWSQLATNVVVSKYFYGDPKKMEERERSVRQLVHRVTRTIADWGLADGYFDSPADGENFYRDLTWLCLHQHGAFNSPVWFNVGLHQQYGVTGAKCNWAWDRTANETFQPENPYEFPQGSACFIQAVEDNMEDIMRLACAEAMLFKFGSGTGTDLSTIRSSREKLSGGGTPSGPLSFMRVYDSIAGVVKSGGKTRRAAKMQSLKVWHPDILEFIESKWSEEKKAHALIREGYDSNFNGEAYSSVCFQNANLSVRLTDDYMHSVRDGKRWQTHWVSDKTSGDAPSYDAKELLNKMSECAWHCGDPGVQYDTTINNWHTCPNSGAINASNPCSEYMFLDNTACNLASINLMKFAGNDGSFDVARFRAAARLFFIAQEILVDHASYPTEPIARNSHKFRPLGLGYSNLGSLVMSRGMAYDSDAARGLCGSLTALMHGEANRTSAELAGVVGPFDGYSENEKPMLGVMRMHREAADKINDEGPADLKQAAQKLWDDVLEIGERYGFRNAQATVLAPTGTISFMMDCDTTGIEPDIALVKYKQLAGGGMLKIVNQTVAPALQKLGYTPDQIEAILAFVDVNDTIEGAPELKTEHLPVFDCAFTPANGVRSISWRAHITMMAAAQPFLSGAISKTVNMPQDVTPSDIADAYYWGWELGLKAIAIYRDGSKQSQPLNTSSDEGEEANGKQVITKTVEKIVYKPRRERLPDTRSSVTHKFTIAGHEGYLCVGQYPDGRPGEVFITMAKEGSTVGGIMDSFGTALSIALQYGVPLEVLVNKFSHTRFEPMGHTSNKDIRIAKSVVDYIARWLGLTFMSKDSSITADPLPTVTSDPINSGNGPEVAAADSSIMASERAGILASLNGGNGNGHKEGNRQDQFARFQIDAPSCDNCGSITVRNGNCYLCHNCGASMGCS; via the coding sequence ATGGCAACTGTTCTCCCCACTCAATCTCAGTCTTCGGCCGGTGGTGACCCTGACTTCGAAAAGGTCAACGAGCAACACGGTTTGGAGTATGCGTCGAACGTTTTTGGCACGACGCTGCGAGGCGGCCGATCCGGGCTGAAGGTCGAGCCGGTTTTCTGCCCCGCCGACGGCAAGACCCCCTTTGCGACGACGCAGTGGGAACTGCGTTCGGCCGCGATCAAGGACGAAAATGGCAAGGCGCTGTTTGAGCAGCACAACTGCGAGGTTCCCGCCAAATGGAGCCAATTGGCGACCAACGTGGTCGTCAGCAAGTATTTTTACGGCGACCCCAAGAAGATGGAGGAGCGAGAGCGTTCGGTGCGTCAACTGGTGCACCGGGTGACACGGACGATCGCGGACTGGGGTTTGGCCGATGGCTACTTCGACTCACCCGCCGATGGCGAGAATTTCTATCGCGACCTGACTTGGTTGTGCCTGCACCAGCACGGTGCCTTCAACAGCCCGGTCTGGTTCAACGTCGGGCTGCATCAGCAATACGGCGTGACCGGTGCCAAGTGCAACTGGGCCTGGGACCGCACGGCCAACGAAACGTTCCAACCCGAGAATCCCTACGAGTTCCCGCAGGGCAGTGCATGCTTCATCCAGGCTGTCGAAGACAACATGGAAGACATCATGCGTCTGGCTTGTGCCGAGGCGATGTTGTTCAAGTTCGGCTCGGGAACGGGAACCGACTTGTCGACGATTCGATCGTCGCGTGAAAAACTCTCCGGCGGCGGCACTCCGTCGGGCCCGCTGTCCTTCATGCGTGTGTATGACTCGATCGCCGGCGTGGTCAAGAGCGGCGGCAAGACGCGCCGCGCCGCGAAGATGCAATCCTTGAAAGTCTGGCACCCGGACATCCTGGAATTCATCGAAAGCAAGTGGTCGGAAGAGAAGAAGGCGCACGCCTTGATCCGCGAGGGCTACGATTCGAACTTCAACGGCGAAGCCTACAGCAGCGTTTGCTTCCAGAACGCCAACTTGTCGGTTCGCTTGACCGACGATTACATGCACTCGGTTCGCGACGGCAAACGTTGGCAAACGCATTGGGTCTCGGACAAGACATCCGGCGATGCACCGTCCTATGACGCAAAAGAACTGCTCAACAAGATGTCCGAGTGTGCCTGGCACTGCGGCGACCCCGGCGTTCAGTACGACACGACGATCAACAACTGGCACACCTGCCCCAACAGCGGCGCGATCAACGCATCCAACCCGTGCTCGGAATACATGTTCCTGGACAACACGGCGTGCAACCTGGCGTCGATCAATCTGATGAAGTTCGCCGGCAACGACGGATCGTTCGACGTCGCACGCTTCCGCGCCGCGGCACGATTGTTCTTCATCGCCCAGGAAATCCTGGTCGATCACGCCAGCTACCCGACCGAGCCGATCGCTCGGAACAGCCACAAATTCCGCCCGCTGGGGCTGGGATACAGCAACCTGGGCTCGCTGGTCATGTCGCGTGGCATGGCGTATGACTCCGATGCGGCACGCGGGCTGTGCGGATCGCTGACGGCGTTGATGCACGGCGAAGCCAACCGCACCAGCGCCGAACTGGCGGGCGTCGTCGGGCCGTTTGACGGCTACAGCGAAAACGAAAAACCGATGCTCGGCGTGATGCGAATGCACCGCGAGGCCGCCGACAAGATCAACGACGAAGGCCCGGCGGACCTGAAGCAAGCCGCCCAAAAGCTGTGGGACGATGTCCTGGAGATCGGCGAACGCTATGGTTTCCGAAACGCCCAAGCGACCGTGCTGGCCCCGACCGGAACGATCAGCTTCATGATGGATTGCGACACGACGGGCATCGAGCCGGATATCGCACTGGTCAAATACAAGCAGCTTGCCGGCGGCGGCATGCTGAAGATCGTCAACCAGACCGTCGCACCGGCGCTGCAGAAACTCGGTTACACCCCCGATCAAATCGAAGCCATCCTGGCGTTCGTCGATGTCAACGATACCATCGAAGGTGCACCGGAACTGAAGACCGAGCACCTGCCGGTGTTTGACTGTGCCTTCACCCCGGCCAATGGGGTGCGAAGCATCTCCTGGCGAGCCCATATCACGATGATGGCCGCCGCCCAACCGTTCCTCTCCGGAGCGATCAGCAAGACCGTCAATATGCCCCAGGATGTGACGCCTTCGGATATCGCCGATGCCTACTACTGGGGTTGGGAACTGGGGCTCAAAGCCATCGCCATCTATCGCGACGGCAGCAAACAGTCCCAACCGCTGAACACGTCTTCCGACGAAGGCGAAGAGGCCAACGGCAAGCAAGTGATCACCAAAACGGTCGAAAAGATTGTCTACAAGCCACGCCGCGAACGCTTGCCCGACACCCGCAGCAGCGTGACGCACAAGTTCACCATCGCCGGACACGAAGGTTATCTTTGCGTCGGTCAATATCCCGACGGACGACCGGGCGAAGTCTTTATCACGATGGCCAAAGAGGGTTCAACCGTCGGCGGCATCATGGACAGCTTCGGCACCGCGCTCTCCATCGCGCTGCAATACGGAGTGCCGCTGGAAGTGCTGGTCAACAAGTTCAGCCACACCCGGTTCGAACCGATGGGCCACACGAGCAACAAAGACATCCGCATCGCCAAAAGCGTCGTGGATTACATCGCGCGGTGGTTGGGACTGACCTTCATGAGCAAGGATTCCAGCATCACCGCCGACCCGTTGCCGACCGTGACCAGCGATCCGATCAACAGCGGCAACGGTCCCGAAGTCGCCGCGGCGGATTCGTCGATCATGGCGTCCGAACGAGCCGGTATCCTGGCCAGCCTGAACGGAGGCAACGGCAACGGTCACAAAGAAGGAAACCGACAAGACCAGTTTGCCAGGTTCCAAATCGACGCCCCGAGCTGCGACAACTGCGGCAGCATCACGGTGCGGAACGGGAACTGCTACCTCTGTCACAACTGCGGTGCGAGCATGGGTTGCAGCTGA
- a CDS encoding DUF202 domain-containing protein, with protein sequence MSSQSDQSSPPTNGQPAPNLALIRTDLANERTLLAYGRSGLMLVATGVSLVKFLDVSFDFVLMGWGLIASGAIVGSIGTYRFTSLKQRLNAVREG encoded by the coding sequence ATGAGTTCGCAGAGTGATCAATCGTCACCCCCAACCAACGGACAGCCTGCCCCCAACCTCGCTCTGATCCGAACCGACCTGGCCAACGAACGCACGCTCTTGGCCTACGGTCGCAGCGGGTTGATGCTGGTCGCGACCGGAGTTTCGCTGGTGAAATTCTTGGACGTCTCGTTCGATTTTGTGCTGATGGGCTGGGGGCTGATTGCGTCGGGGGCGATTGTCGGATCGATCGGCACCTACCGGTTTACTTCGTTGAAACAGCGATTGAACGCTGTGCGGGAGGGCTAG
- a CDS encoding efflux RND transporter periplasmic adaptor subunit produces MSDDPWDACTRVIARLETRLKSAPDRALFLRTARELVDHLPAVSAVEMSCPDDPLDQPLCAVGDRPSRAADLRWDAPVTETSALSIQLWLRADSESDATTRGAIDEALPAMGGLLVGAIARIRLDEAEHELEAVSQLSARLFADDQSEARWHRIAVELGSSMRVDRLSLLVRRGQRFQLVGSSVQARFDPRADQVRQTQAVATSIDQQFGTAEHATVTLRGEDGDAIATFLQTGHSDELLATRLGAGQVLVIGEVFDADDRPAADVTTVRRQLFEAAIGEVLRSHHQGYFQRGRDWLSRRSNRWRIAAAAGLLAFLCLYPMTIRVAADGRIVPRTQYTVHAPVTGQIQRMACESGMQVSVGQVLCEFSSHDLDLQTTRLRGEWVAVQEQLQIAATRRGDDSSKDVASDRRVLEARLQGLEKQLSLLQQRQADLVVHSPIAGTVTLVTPDDVGQLQTPRPVHVGDSVIRVINQRDGYRVELDVPDQEIGYVLAAAARQADDPVACRFRIRSEPQRQRHGTLHGLDQVASLDRFGRLVVTASIRPDEQDATFAADAGVVGWIDCNRSAAGFVLCRKVIEQLRLWGWL; encoded by the coding sequence ATGTCCGATGATCCCTGGGATGCTTGCACGCGGGTCATTGCCAGACTCGAAACGCGATTGAAGTCGGCGCCAGATCGAGCGTTGTTCCTGCGGACGGCTCGCGAATTGGTGGATCATCTGCCGGCGGTTTCGGCGGTCGAGATGAGTTGTCCCGATGATCCGCTGGATCAGCCGCTCTGCGCGGTCGGTGATCGACCTTCACGGGCTGCGGATCTGCGATGGGATGCACCGGTGACGGAAACCTCCGCACTGTCGATTCAACTTTGGTTGCGCGCCGATTCGGAGTCGGACGCGACCACGCGGGGGGCGATCGACGAAGCGTTGCCGGCGATGGGCGGGTTGCTGGTCGGTGCGATCGCACGCATCCGTCTGGACGAAGCGGAACACGAACTCGAAGCCGTTTCCCAATTGAGCGCTCGGCTGTTTGCCGATGACCAATCGGAGGCGCGTTGGCATCGCATCGCGGTCGAACTGGGATCGTCGATGCGGGTCGATCGATTGAGTTTGCTGGTGCGTCGCGGTCAACGTTTTCAACTGGTCGGATCCTCGGTTCAAGCCCGGTTCGACCCCCGCGCCGATCAAGTCCGTCAGACCCAGGCGGTCGCAACATCGATCGACCAACAGTTCGGTACCGCGGAACACGCCACCGTCACGCTGCGAGGGGAAGACGGCGACGCGATTGCGACGTTTCTGCAAACCGGTCACTCGGATGAATTGCTGGCCACACGACTGGGGGCGGGCCAGGTGTTGGTGATCGGAGAAGTGTTTGATGCCGACGATCGACCTGCGGCCGATGTCACAACGGTTCGACGCCAGTTGTTCGAGGCTGCGATCGGAGAGGTGTTGCGCTCGCACCACCAAGGCTACTTCCAGCGCGGACGCGATTGGCTCTCTCGGCGTTCCAACCGCTGGCGGATTGCGGCGGCGGCGGGTCTGCTGGCATTCCTCTGCTTGTACCCGATGACCATTCGTGTTGCCGCCGACGGTCGCATCGTTCCACGAACCCAATACACGGTACATGCGCCGGTGACCGGACAAATCCAGCGGATGGCATGTGAGTCGGGAATGCAGGTGAGCGTCGGTCAGGTGCTTTGCGAATTCTCCAGTCACGACCTGGACTTGCAAACCACTCGTTTGCGCGGCGAATGGGTCGCGGTGCAGGAACAGTTGCAAATTGCGGCGACGCGGCGCGGTGACGATTCCTCCAAAGACGTGGCCTCCGATCGCCGCGTCCTAGAAGCTCGACTGCAGGGGTTGGAGAAACAACTCTCGCTGCTGCAGCAACGTCAGGCGGACCTCGTGGTGCACAGCCCGATCGCCGGAACCGTTACCTTGGTGACGCCGGATGACGTCGGACAACTGCAAACGCCACGCCCGGTGCACGTGGGGGATTCGGTGATTCGCGTGATCAATCAACGGGACGGGTATCGGGTGGAATTGGACGTGCCGGACCAGGAGATCGGGTACGTGTTGGCGGCCGCCGCACGGCAAGCCGACGATCCTGTCGCGTGTCGCTTTCGAATCCGTTCTGAACCGCAGCGTCAACGACACGGCACCTTGCATGGCTTGGATCAAGTGGCGTCGCTGGATCGTTTCGGACGGTTGGTCGTCACCGCGTCGATCCGGCCTGACGAACAGGACGCAACGTTTGCAGCCGACGCGGGTGTCGTCGGCTGGATCGATTGCAATCGGTCGGCGGCGGGGTTCGTGCTCTGCCGCAAGGTCATCGAACAACTCAGATTGTGGGGATGGTTGTGA
- a CDS encoding HlyD family secretion protein — MNRHRNCRAVIILLVMLLVHAWLMLPLPSAGADDPQVVGPLVIKLIDQVEVPALEPGPIQSLDVRLGDTVKAGQVIAQIDDRISAAQRELAATALAISRQRSSQYRDDKIAETESDEKEAVLQQQRLLAKIASEKSLSEVRVSAAEKAEAVAKNEWSRAIGAREQFADSVSDSELENLRLKYDRSRLERVEAEFQRRMDQLSAEGEAQGVKIAELAAQRAELRRSVAVADAESLRLDIESKQKTLQIQELTVARHQVASPIDGVVVELFKRRGEWVRPGDSVVRVINLDELHAEGFFSGRVRPTRGQQVRLSSADREVDGTIDFVSSERDSVSGEFRFLVRLRGGVFFPGDRVEIDW; from the coding sequence GTGAATCGACATCGAAATTGCCGCGCGGTGATCATCCTGCTTGTCATGCTGCTTGTTCACGCATGGTTGATGTTGCCATTGCCGTCGGCTGGGGCGGACGATCCACAGGTGGTCGGCCCGTTGGTGATCAAGTTGATCGATCAAGTCGAAGTCCCGGCGCTCGAGCCCGGGCCGATCCAGAGTCTGGACGTCCGGCTGGGTGACACGGTCAAAGCGGGCCAAGTGATCGCTCAGATCGACGACCGCATCAGCGCCGCGCAGCGAGAACTGGCGGCGACGGCATTGGCGATCAGTCGGCAACGATCCAGCCAATACCGCGACGACAAGATTGCCGAAACGGAGTCTGACGAGAAGGAAGCCGTTTTGCAGCAACAACGATTGTTGGCCAAGATCGCCTCCGAAAAATCGCTCAGCGAGGTTCGCGTGTCGGCCGCCGAAAAAGCGGAAGCGGTGGCCAAGAACGAATGGTCGCGCGCGATCGGTGCGCGCGAACAGTTTGCCGACAGCGTCTCCGATTCGGAACTGGAAAACCTAAGACTGAAGTACGATCGTTCACGGTTGGAACGCGTTGAAGCCGAGTTTCAGCGGCGGATGGATCAGCTTTCGGCCGAGGGGGAAGCCCAGGGGGTGAAGATCGCCGAACTGGCGGCCCAACGGGCAGAACTTCGACGATCCGTTGCGGTCGCCGACGCAGAGTCGTTGCGTTTGGATATCGAGTCCAAACAGAAAACGCTTCAGATTCAGGAGTTGACCGTGGCCCGGCACCAGGTCGCGTCACCGATCGATGGTGTGGTCGTCGAACTCTTCAAACGCCGTGGCGAGTGGGTTCGCCCCGGTGACTCGGTGGTCCGTGTGATCAACCTGGACGAACTGCATGCGGAAGGTTTTTTCAGCGGGCGCGTCAGACCCACACGCGGGCAACAGGTTCGCCTGTCTTCCGCGGACCGCGAGGTCGACGGGACGATCGATTTCGTCAGCTCCGAGCGAGATTCGGTCAGCGGTGAATTTCGATTTCTGGTTCGACTCCGCGGCGGCGTTTTTTTCCCGGGCGATCGCGTGGAGATTGATTGGTGA
- a CDS encoding biotin/lipoyl-binding protein, whose amino-acid sequence MNPAALANGNDRDVWRLRVDLHFRWVDGVGAAEGYWVVSDPLAGEWFCLTEIEKRLLDLADGGHSIRQLCQIAAATIKPLESSVDALVSFYAQARRKGLLVTVGSGGPIDRAVQEQSIGQGTTSPFSNRLGGWLGKIVAFRLPGLNPNAWFPVPETANRWTGSKAIGIGLVCLGAISIALVVAKFDVLTSELSNAFARRDPLWFVLLLVTIAVAKSIHELAHVVACRWVGAECRELGVMLLFGAPCLYCDVSDLWRVPRRSQRVLVSAAGMLAELCLAGLATMIWAVTHASIVHDLALVVMVVCCVSTVMINGNPLLRYDGYFILADWIGVPNLSQRAGQAMRNVIRKGVWGGAADVDAVPQIGRAVPTGALVFYAAASALYRVFVVGILTLLIYHGSVDLGLGWLGAAFAVALLGSMVLRAITSVLRSPDTRPVPDRVSNQQASSAFPRRWWNHRRATIVVTAVVVLLGIGLVIPFSRRVVVPVLVVAAEQQELHAIESGRIIELAESGAIVETGQVLIRLRNDELDDQLAQADAELAVATALVAAWQSRKGTAAENSAALAVAIKRSEAAEKHRRLVADRKERLTLVARSPGRFTHSIPRPVDARDRKWRCGQWVPSGTLMGWVGHPEHRKGVALVDQNQVDLIREGQHVRIRHASRSRGQIEGTVTQNTLRALGRAAGESIPPELFAGATDSESRVDVSEANYFVRITLEHASSPPLPLRSVALAEINVDPTSLWNRLRRIAASEYRGL is encoded by the coding sequence GTGAATCCAGCGGCGTTGGCAAACGGGAATGATCGCGATGTCTGGCGACTTCGCGTGGATCTGCACTTCCGTTGGGTTGACGGAGTCGGGGCCGCGGAAGGCTATTGGGTCGTCAGCGATCCCTTGGCCGGTGAGTGGTTTTGCCTGACGGAAATCGAAAAACGGTTGCTGGACCTCGCCGATGGCGGTCACTCGATCCGACAGCTTTGCCAGATTGCCGCCGCAACGATCAAGCCGTTGGAATCCAGTGTCGATGCGTTGGTCTCCTTCTACGCACAAGCTCGTCGCAAAGGTTTACTGGTCACGGTCGGCAGCGGAGGTCCCATCGATCGGGCAGTGCAGGAGCAATCGATTGGCCAAGGCACCACGTCCCCATTTTCCAATCGGTTGGGCGGATGGCTGGGCAAAATCGTCGCGTTCCGATTGCCGGGGCTGAACCCGAACGCTTGGTTCCCGGTTCCCGAGACAGCGAATCGATGGACAGGCTCGAAAGCGATAGGGATCGGCTTGGTTTGTCTGGGGGCGATTTCAATCGCGTTGGTGGTTGCCAAGTTTGACGTGTTGACGAGTGAACTTTCAAACGCCTTTGCCCGCCGTGATCCGCTTTGGTTCGTCTTGTTGCTGGTCACGATTGCGGTGGCCAAATCGATTCACGAATTGGCGCATGTGGTGGCCTGTCGATGGGTCGGCGCGGAGTGCCGTGAGCTGGGGGTGATGTTGTTGTTCGGAGCGCCCTGTTTGTACTGTGATGTTTCCGATTTGTGGCGCGTGCCTCGTCGCAGCCAGCGTGTGTTGGTTTCCGCCGCAGGCATGTTGGCCGAATTGTGTCTTGCCGGACTGGCAACCATGATCTGGGCGGTGACTCATGCGTCGATCGTTCACGATTTGGCGTTGGTGGTGATGGTCGTTTGTTGCGTCTCGACGGTAATGATCAATGGGAACCCCTTGTTGCGCTACGACGGCTACTTCATTTTGGCCGATTGGATCGGCGTTCCGAACCTTTCCCAGCGAGCCGGTCAAGCGATGCGCAACGTCATCCGGAAAGGGGTCTGGGGCGGAGCGGCCGACGTCGATGCCGTGCCGCAGATCGGGCGTGCCGTGCCGACCGGGGCGTTGGTGTTCTATGCAGCCGCCAGCGCACTGTATCGCGTGTTCGTCGTCGGAATTCTAACGCTATTGATTTACCACGGATCCGTCGATCTGGGGTTGGGTTGGTTGGGGGCCGCGTTTGCCGTGGCGCTGCTGGGGTCGATGGTCTTGCGGGCCATCACGTCGGTGCTGCGGTCTCCCGATACGAGGCCGGTGCCGGACCGCGTTTCCAACCAGCAGGCTTCATCCGCGTTTCCAAGGCGATGGTGGAATCATCGCCGAGCAACCATCGTGGTCACCGCCGTGGTTGTGCTGCTTGGGATCGGTTTGGTGATTCCGTTTTCCCGGCGAGTCGTCGTGCCCGTGTTGGTCGTCGCCGCGGAGCAGCAGGAACTGCATGCGATCGAATCGGGACGCATCATCGAACTGGCCGAGTCTGGGGCGATCGTCGAAACCGGGCAAGTCCTGATCCGACTGCGAAATGATGAACTCGACGACCAACTGGCCCAGGCCGATGCGGAACTCGCCGTGGCCACGGCGCTCGTCGCCGCATGGCAGTCGCGCAAGGGCACCGCAGCCGAAAACTCCGCGGCGTTGGCCGTTGCGATCAAACGCAGCGAGGCGGCGGAGAAGCATCGTCGGTTGGTCGCCGACCGCAAGGAACGATTGACATTGGTCGCCCGTTCCCCCGGCCGTTTCACGCATTCGATTCCGCGCCCGGTCGACGCACGGGACCGAAAGTGGCGCTGCGGGCAATGGGTTCCATCGGGCACGTTGATGGGTTGGGTCGGACACCCCGAGCATCGCAAGGGCGTCGCGCTGGTGGATCAGAATCAAGTGGATCTGATTCGCGAAGGACAGCACGTACGGATCCGCCACGCGTCACGATCGCGAGGTCAGATCGAGGGGACGGTGACTCAAAACACGCTGCGAGCTCTCGGACGCGCCGCCGGAGAGTCGATCCCCCCGGAGTTGTTTGCCGGAGCCACGGATTCGGAGTCGCGTGTTGACGTGTCGGAGGCGAATTATTTTGTCCGCATCACGCTCGAGCATGCTTCGTCGCCCCCGTTGCCCTTGCGGTCGGTCGCCCTGGCGGAAATCAACGTGGACCCGACCAGTCTGTGGAATCGATTGCGTCGAATCGCGGCGTCGGAATATCGAGGTCTTTGA
- a CDS encoding TatD family hydrolase translates to MDYIDPHIHMVSRTTDDYATLARMGCVAMSEPAFWAGYDRGSVDGFRDYFRQLTETEPARAAQYGIQHFTWLCINAKEAENVQLSRDVIAMIPEFLDKPNVLGIGEIGLNKNTKNEATIFLEHLDLAAEYGQSILIHTPHLEDKYQGTRMILDMLCDDKRLDRDRILVDHVEEHTIAEVLDRGFWGGMTLYPVTKCTPERAVDMIEQTGGERLLVNSAGDWGPSKPTAVPDLIFEMRRRGLPESLIRKVVYDNPLEFFSKSKQFNFTPRG, encoded by the coding sequence ATGGACTACATCGACCCGCATATCCACATGGTTTCCCGCACGACGGATGATTATGCGACCCTCGCGCGGATGGGCTGTGTGGCGATGAGTGAACCGGCGTTCTGGGCCGGCTATGACCGCGGCAGTGTCGACGGATTCCGCGATTACTTTCGTCAGTTGACCGAAACCGAACCCGCGCGTGCGGCGCAGTACGGCATCCAGCATTTCACGTGGTTGTGCATCAATGCCAAAGAAGCGGAAAACGTCCAACTGTCGCGCGACGTGATCGCGATGATTCCCGAGTTCTTGGACAAGCCCAACGTGCTGGGGATCGGTGAGATCGGGCTGAACAAGAACACCAAGAACGAGGCCACGATCTTCTTGGAGCATTTGGATCTGGCGGCCGAGTACGGCCAATCCATTTTGATCCACACGCCGCACTTGGAAGACAAATACCAGGGGACTCGGATGATCCTGGACATGTTGTGCGATGACAAGCGTCTGGATCGAGATCGGATTTTGGTCGATCACGTCGAAGAACACACGATCGCCGAAGTGTTGGATCGCGGGTTCTGGGGCGGGATGACGCTCTACCCGGTCACCAAGTGCACGCCCGAGCGAGCCGTCGACATGATCGAACAGACCGGCGGCGAGCGATTGTTGGTGAATTCGGCCGGCGATTGGGGGCCGAGTAAACCGACCGCGGTCCCGGATCTGATCTTCGAGATGCGACGTCGCGGTCTGCCCGAGTCCCTGATCCGCAAAGTCGTTTACGACAATCCGCTGGAATTCTTTTCCAAAAGCAAGCAATTCAATTTCACTCCACGCGGTTAG